The following are from one region of the Vanessa cardui chromosome 3, ilVanCard2.1, whole genome shotgun sequence genome:
- the LOC124543688 gene encoding uncharacterized protein LOC124543688 isoform X1 — translation MGRSITFILLAVFISYANSAPQFITFKEGKLGVNFGGYHAGVGLGGLLGGGAAGGLYAEAGTPHGQSARAGLGGVASENGGTSGGLYAGATAGGNVKASAGLAGGVNSEHAVGAGYASAQAGNHYAASGMAGESSAGGASEFSFSGTQEVVPHPVEVKPVHKKIHTEFNFDSINEVQPLPKSPEVHTEVKTEIEKKVIHENVQPVIVKEVSNVWNPVSGASQGINLINDFQVFINSIFNMAFTAGFNQQSRLVPQHYIDYPLSQVYVEPKTKVVQKEIIHTHYKPRRHHFRKTAFLGGYIGGQGDIVAPTVYKNVEPQIQKRIDVDAEASVNAGAAVEGGFNGGAGSSHVYTKQVTIQRNPSFFADIFNIPISTLKAVGNFLGNTAANTNISVQKSATVQAESDTKSLSTDPSLSSSSSSSSSAHVSVETPSASKFIDDILAIPINTLGAVNKFLENNVANRKTVQVAEDGTVEPVRSRRGPHARRRANKQVIVIQDETPEESEVVH, via the exons GCACCACAATTCATAACATTCAAGGAAGGAAAGCTAGGAGTCAATTTTGGTGGTTATCATGCTGGTGTTGGCCTCGGTGGCTTATTag GCGGTGGAGCTGCTGGAGGATTGTATGCTGAGGCTGGTACGCCTCATGGTCAATCTGCAAGAGCTGGTCTCGGTGGAGTAGCAAGTGAAAATGGAGGAACATCAG GTGGCCTGTATGCAGGAGCAACTGCCGGTGGAAACGTTAAAGCATCAGCCGGCCTCGCTGGAGGAGTCAACTCTGAACATGCAGTAGGAGCGGGATATGCTTCAGCTCAAGCTGGAAATCACTATGCGGCTTCAGGAATG GCAGGTGAATCTTCAGCAGGAGGAGCATCAGAGTTTTCGTTTTCGGGTACTCAGGAAGTTGTTCCACATCCCGTAGAAGTGAAACCAGTACACAAAAAAATTCATACAGAGTTCAACTTTGATTCTATCAATGAAGTTCAACCTTTGCCAAAATCACCTGAAGTGCACACGGAAGTAAAGACCGAAATTGAAAAAAAGGTTATACATGAAAACGTACAACCAGTCATCGTTAAAGAAGTGAGTAATGTCTGGAATCCTGTTAGTGGAGCGAGCCAAGGGATCAACTTAATAAATGATTTCCAAGTCTTtataaattccatttttaatatGGCGTTTACAGCAGGTTTTAATCAGCAGTCACGGCTAGTGCCGCAACATTATATTGATTATCCTTTATCTCAG gtTTATGTTGAACCCAAAACAAAAGTCGTTCAAAAGGAAATAATACATACGCATTATAAGCCCCGTCGGCATCATTTCCGCAAAACGGCTTTCCTTGGCGGATATATTGGAGGTCAGGGAGATATTGTCGCACCaactgtatataaaaatgtagagCCACAGATACAAAAAAGAATAGACGTTGATGCTGAAGCATCTGTTAATGCTGGTGCTGCGGTAGAAGGAGGATTTAATGGTGGCGCAGGAAGCAGCCATGTATACACAAAACAAGTAACCATTCAAAGAAATCCTAGTTTCTTTGCAGACATATTTAAT ATTCCTATATCAACACTAAAGGCTGTTGGTAATTTCCTAGGAAACACGGCGGCTAATACTAATATTTCTGTACAAAAAAGTGCAACAGTACAAGCAG AGTCAGACACGAAATCACTTTCAACTGATCCATcattgtcatcatcatcatcttcttCCTCATCAGCTCATGTGTCCGTTGAAACACCGAGTGCTTCCAAATTCATTGATGATATTTTAGCT ATACCCATCAACACACTCGGTGCTGTTAATAAATTTCTAGAGAATAATGTCGCGAATAGGAAAACAGTACAG GTAGCTGAGGATGGAACAGTAGAACCAGTAAGGTCTAGGCGTGGACCTCACGCAAGGAGGCGAGCAAATAAACAAGTGATTGTTATTCAAGATGAGACTCCAGAGGAATCTGAAGTAGTTCATTAG
- the LOC124543688 gene encoding uncharacterized protein LOC124543688 isoform X2 has protein sequence MGRSITFILLAVFISYANSAPQFITFKEGKLGVNFGGYHAGVGLGGLLGGGAAGGLYAEAGTPHGQSARAGLGGVASENGGTSGGLYAGATAGGNVKASAGLAGGVNSEHAVGAGYASAQAGNHYAASGMAGESSAGGASEFSFSGTQEVVPHPVEVKPVHKKIHTEFNFDSINEVQPLPKSPEVHTEVKTEIEKKVIHENVQPVIVKEVYVEPKTKVVQKEIIHTHYKPRRHHFRKTAFLGGYIGGQGDIVAPTVYKNVEPQIQKRIDVDAEASVNAGAAVEGGFNGGAGSSHVYTKQVTIQRNPSFFADIFNIPISTLKAVGNFLGNTAANTNISVQKSATVQAESDTKSLSTDPSLSSSSSSSSSAHVSVETPSASKFIDDILAIPINTLGAVNKFLENNVANRKTVQVAEDGTVEPVRSRRGPHARRRANKQVIVIQDETPEESEVVH, from the exons GCACCACAATTCATAACATTCAAGGAAGGAAAGCTAGGAGTCAATTTTGGTGGTTATCATGCTGGTGTTGGCCTCGGTGGCTTATTag GCGGTGGAGCTGCTGGAGGATTGTATGCTGAGGCTGGTACGCCTCATGGTCAATCTGCAAGAGCTGGTCTCGGTGGAGTAGCAAGTGAAAATGGAGGAACATCAG GTGGCCTGTATGCAGGAGCAACTGCCGGTGGAAACGTTAAAGCATCAGCCGGCCTCGCTGGAGGAGTCAACTCTGAACATGCAGTAGGAGCGGGATATGCTTCAGCTCAAGCTGGAAATCACTATGCGGCTTCAGGAATG GCAGGTGAATCTTCAGCAGGAGGAGCATCAGAGTTTTCGTTTTCGGGTACTCAGGAAGTTGTTCCACATCCCGTAGAAGTGAAACCAGTACACAAAAAAATTCATACAGAGTTCAACTTTGATTCTATCAATGAAGTTCAACCTTTGCCAAAATCACCTGAAGTGCACACGGAAGTAAAGACCGAAATTGAAAAAAAGGTTATACATGAAAACGTACAACCAGTCATCGTTAAAGAA gtTTATGTTGAACCCAAAACAAAAGTCGTTCAAAAGGAAATAATACATACGCATTATAAGCCCCGTCGGCATCATTTCCGCAAAACGGCTTTCCTTGGCGGATATATTGGAGGTCAGGGAGATATTGTCGCACCaactgtatataaaaatgtagagCCACAGATACAAAAAAGAATAGACGTTGATGCTGAAGCATCTGTTAATGCTGGTGCTGCGGTAGAAGGAGGATTTAATGGTGGCGCAGGAAGCAGCCATGTATACACAAAACAAGTAACCATTCAAAGAAATCCTAGTTTCTTTGCAGACATATTTAAT ATTCCTATATCAACACTAAAGGCTGTTGGTAATTTCCTAGGAAACACGGCGGCTAATACTAATATTTCTGTACAAAAAAGTGCAACAGTACAAGCAG AGTCAGACACGAAATCACTTTCAACTGATCCATcattgtcatcatcatcatcttcttCCTCATCAGCTCATGTGTCCGTTGAAACACCGAGTGCTTCCAAATTCATTGATGATATTTTAGCT ATACCCATCAACACACTCGGTGCTGTTAATAAATTTCTAGAGAATAATGTCGCGAATAGGAAAACAGTACAG GTAGCTGAGGATGGAACAGTAGAACCAGTAAGGTCTAGGCGTGGACCTCACGCAAGGAGGCGAGCAAATAAACAAGTGATTGTTATTCAAGATGAGACTCCAGAGGAATCTGAAGTAGTTCATTAG
- the LOC124543688 gene encoding uncharacterized protein LOC124543688 isoform X3, translating to MGRSITFILLAVFISYANSAPQFITFKEGKLGVNFGGYHAGVGLGGLLGGGAAGGLYAEAGTPHGQSARAGLGGVASENGGTSGGLYAGATAGGNVKASAGLAGGVNSEHAVGAGYASAQAGNHYAASGMAGESSAGGASEFSFSGTQEVVPHPVEVKPVHKKIHTEFNFDSINEVQPLPKSPEVHTEVKTVYVEPKTKVVQKEIIHTHYKPRRHHFRKTAFLGGYIGGQGDIVAPTVYKNVEPQIQKRIDVDAEASVNAGAAVEGGFNGGAGSSHVYTKQVTIQRNPSFFADIFNIPISTLKAVGNFLGNTAANTNISVQKSATVQAESDTKSLSTDPSLSSSSSSSSSAHVSVETPSASKFIDDILAIPINTLGAVNKFLENNVANRKTVQVAEDGTVEPVRSRRGPHARRRANKQVIVIQDETPEESEVVH from the exons GCACCACAATTCATAACATTCAAGGAAGGAAAGCTAGGAGTCAATTTTGGTGGTTATCATGCTGGTGTTGGCCTCGGTGGCTTATTag GCGGTGGAGCTGCTGGAGGATTGTATGCTGAGGCTGGTACGCCTCATGGTCAATCTGCAAGAGCTGGTCTCGGTGGAGTAGCAAGTGAAAATGGAGGAACATCAG GTGGCCTGTATGCAGGAGCAACTGCCGGTGGAAACGTTAAAGCATCAGCCGGCCTCGCTGGAGGAGTCAACTCTGAACATGCAGTAGGAGCGGGATATGCTTCAGCTCAAGCTGGAAATCACTATGCGGCTTCAGGAATG GCAGGTGAATCTTCAGCAGGAGGAGCATCAGAGTTTTCGTTTTCGGGTACTCAGGAAGTTGTTCCACATCCCGTAGAAGTGAAACCAGTACACAAAAAAATTCATACAGAGTTCAACTTTGATTCTATCAATGAAGTTCAACCTTTGCCAAAATCACCTGAAGTGCACACGGAAGTAAAGAC ggtTTATGTTGAACCCAAAACAAAAGTCGTTCAAAAGGAAATAATACATACGCATTATAAGCCCCGTCGGCATCATTTCCGCAAAACGGCTTTCCTTGGCGGATATATTGGAGGTCAGGGAGATATTGTCGCACCaactgtatataaaaatgtagagCCACAGATACAAAAAAGAATAGACGTTGATGCTGAAGCATCTGTTAATGCTGGTGCTGCGGTAGAAGGAGGATTTAATGGTGGCGCAGGAAGCAGCCATGTATACACAAAACAAGTAACCATTCAAAGAAATCCTAGTTTCTTTGCAGACATATTTAAT ATTCCTATATCAACACTAAAGGCTGTTGGTAATTTCCTAGGAAACACGGCGGCTAATACTAATATTTCTGTACAAAAAAGTGCAACAGTACAAGCAG AGTCAGACACGAAATCACTTTCAACTGATCCATcattgtcatcatcatcatcttcttCCTCATCAGCTCATGTGTCCGTTGAAACACCGAGTGCTTCCAAATTCATTGATGATATTTTAGCT ATACCCATCAACACACTCGGTGCTGTTAATAAATTTCTAGAGAATAATGTCGCGAATAGGAAAACAGTACAG GTAGCTGAGGATGGAACAGTAGAACCAGTAAGGTCTAGGCGTGGACCTCACGCAAGGAGGCGAGCAAATAAACAAGTGATTGTTATTCAAGATGAGACTCCAGAGGAATCTGAAGTAGTTCATTAG
- the LOC124543688 gene encoding uncharacterized protein LOC124543688 isoform X4, producing the protein MGRSITFILLAVFISYANSAPQFITFKEGKLGVNFGGYHAGVGLGGLLGGGAAGGLYAEAGTPHGQSARAGLGGVASENGGTSGGLYAGATAGGNVKASAGLAGGVNSEHAVGAGYASAQAGNHYAASGMAGESSAGGASEFSFSGTQEVVPHPVEVKPVHKKIHTEFNFDSINEVQPLPKSPEVHTEVKTEIEKKVIHENVQPVIVKEVSNVWNPVSGASQGINLINDFQVFINSIFNMAFTAGFNQQSRLVPQHYIDYPLSQVYVEPKTKVVQKEIIHTHYKPRRHHFRKTAFLGGYIGGQGDIVAPTVYKNVEPQIQKRIDVDAEASVNAGAAVEGGFNGGAGSSHVYTKQVTIQRNPSFFADIFNIPISTLKAVGNFLGNTAANTNISVQKSATVQADTHQHTRCC; encoded by the exons GCACCACAATTCATAACATTCAAGGAAGGAAAGCTAGGAGTCAATTTTGGTGGTTATCATGCTGGTGTTGGCCTCGGTGGCTTATTag GCGGTGGAGCTGCTGGAGGATTGTATGCTGAGGCTGGTACGCCTCATGGTCAATCTGCAAGAGCTGGTCTCGGTGGAGTAGCAAGTGAAAATGGAGGAACATCAG GTGGCCTGTATGCAGGAGCAACTGCCGGTGGAAACGTTAAAGCATCAGCCGGCCTCGCTGGAGGAGTCAACTCTGAACATGCAGTAGGAGCGGGATATGCTTCAGCTCAAGCTGGAAATCACTATGCGGCTTCAGGAATG GCAGGTGAATCTTCAGCAGGAGGAGCATCAGAGTTTTCGTTTTCGGGTACTCAGGAAGTTGTTCCACATCCCGTAGAAGTGAAACCAGTACACAAAAAAATTCATACAGAGTTCAACTTTGATTCTATCAATGAAGTTCAACCTTTGCCAAAATCACCTGAAGTGCACACGGAAGTAAAGACCGAAATTGAAAAAAAGGTTATACATGAAAACGTACAACCAGTCATCGTTAAAGAAGTGAGTAATGTCTGGAATCCTGTTAGTGGAGCGAGCCAAGGGATCAACTTAATAAATGATTTCCAAGTCTTtataaattccatttttaatatGGCGTTTACAGCAGGTTTTAATCAGCAGTCACGGCTAGTGCCGCAACATTATATTGATTATCCTTTATCTCAG gtTTATGTTGAACCCAAAACAAAAGTCGTTCAAAAGGAAATAATACATACGCATTATAAGCCCCGTCGGCATCATTTCCGCAAAACGGCTTTCCTTGGCGGATATATTGGAGGTCAGGGAGATATTGTCGCACCaactgtatataaaaatgtagagCCACAGATACAAAAAAGAATAGACGTTGATGCTGAAGCATCTGTTAATGCTGGTGCTGCGGTAGAAGGAGGATTTAATGGTGGCGCAGGAAGCAGCCATGTATACACAAAACAAGTAACCATTCAAAGAAATCCTAGTTTCTTTGCAGACATATTTAAT ATTCCTATATCAACACTAAAGGCTGTTGGTAATTTCCTAGGAAACACGGCGGCTAATACTAATATTTCTGTACAAAAAAGTGCAACAGTACAAGCAG ATACCCATCAACACACTCGGTGCTGTTAA